A window of the Sardina pilchardus chromosome 21, fSarPil1.1, whole genome shotgun sequence genome harbors these coding sequences:
- the LOC134068912 gene encoding uncharacterized protein LOC134068912 — MACCFAPLCKHRSGGPTRCSLYRFPANDAKRRLWTRALRRADRKPNNNSRVCSCHFPKGKDHPPVLFPDGLPKNYTMARCAATGCTNQSNEVLKMYSFPTETDRRAKWLEMVSRKDLDFRDKLCQAHFEEDQFVGAKRGQMRLKSNAVPTIFPDHLKPERTVFPDHPKPERTMAPLSAAAVNRMIVDHAYFKTSISGLPEHEVQEEHPDQEIPSLNEAEVTDKERLTTVTTPTSETVACPPIESYTGSAGVLATKAVEVKEEDIIEFIVGEPEERTAHTTNVSESPETHSIEGPCEVGTWEQATVENTTNLKFQATTTQIAQAVISNLKNENDFLRVQIAKLVSELSVKQWTHEQEVRDLQERLALLKQKCSCGAMSESTNTTSEAAHSNAMVVEIKTEPL; from the exons GTATAGATTTCCAGCGAATGACGCAAAGAGAAGACTGTGGACTCGCGCGCTGAG ACGTGCCGATCGGAAACCTAACAATAACTCCCGTGTCTGCAGTTGCCATTTCCCCAAAGGGAAGGACCACCCGCCGGTTTTGTTTCCAGACGGTCTACCCAAG AATTATACCATGGCTAGATGTGCAGCAACTGGATGCACCAATCAGTCCAATGAAGTACTTAAGATGTACAGCTTCCCAACGGAAACAGACCGAAGAGCCAAATGGTTGGAAATGGTCAGCAGGAAAGACCTGGACTTCAGGGACAAGCTGTGTCAA GCACACTTTGAAGAGGACCAGTTCGTTGGAGCAAAAAGGGGCCAAATGAGGTTGAAATCCAATGCGGTCCCAACAATATTCCCAGATCACCTCAAGCCTGAGAGGACAGTATTCCCAGATCACCCCAAGCCTGAGAGGACAATGGCCCCTTTGTCTGCAGCAGCGGTTAATAGAATGATCGTGGACCACGCATATTTTAAAACGTCAATCTCCG GACTACCAGAACACGAAGTGCAGGAGGAACACCCTGACCAGGAGATACCTTCGCTCAATGAAGCTGAAGTAACTGACAAAGAGAG ATTGACCACTGTTACTACTCCCACTTCTGAAACTGTGGCATGCCCACCAATTGAATCATATACAG GTTCGGCAGGTGTCCTAGCTACGAAAGCTGTCGAGGTGAAAGAAGAGGACATCATTGAATTTATCGTTGGGGAACCTGAAGAGAGAACTGCACACACTACTAACGTGTCTGAGTCTCCTGAGACACACAGCATCGAGGGGCCCTGTGAAGTGGGAACTTGGGAACAAGCCACAGTGGAGAACACCACAAACTTGAAGTTTCAAGCCACTACTACTCAGATTGCCCAGGCTGTTATTTCGAATCTCAAAAACGAGAACGACTTCCTTCGAGTCCAGATTGCAAAGCTGGTCTCAGAACTGAGTGTTAAGCAGTGGACACATGAACAGGAAGTCCGTGATCTCCAGGAGAGGCTGGCGCTGTTGAAACAGAAGTGTTCATGTGGGGCCATGTCTGAAAGCACAAACACCACATCAGAAGCAGCGCATTCAAATGCCATGGTTGTCGAGATAAAGACAGAACCATTATAA